In the Spirochaetales bacterium genome, TTCGGGACGCCGCTTCGACCACATCCGCGAGGAGAACAACAGCGGCCTCTTTGCTTTTGGGGCGTTCACCGGGATACTTGTAGTCGTCTGAGGAAATCTTCTCGTTTTTATTTTCACTCATCGCCCGATGATAGAAATAAGTGATAAGTCCCTTGCCGTGGTGCTGTGCGATGATATCGATGACCTCTTCAGGCAGATTGAGTTCCTTCGCCTTTTCAACCCCGATTTTTACATGTGATTTTATCACCGCGATCGACAGACTCGGCTTGAGTTCGTCATGCTTGTTGTCATGAGTCTGATTCTCGATAAAATATTCCGGCTGATCCATTTTTCCGATATCGTGATAATAGGCGCCTACCCGTGCGAGAAGCGGATTCGCCCCTATCTCCGTGCATGCTGTCTCCGCAAGATGGGCCATCATGACCGAATGATTATAGGTACCCGGAGCCCTTGTAAGCATTTTTTTGAAAATAGGGGAATTCAAATCGGATAACTCGAGTAATCTGAATCGTGAGGCGAGGTTCATCATATGTTCAAGTAATATCAGCAGTCCTATTCCCAAAAGGCCGCACGAAAAACCGTTGAAACTCCCCAACCCGATTGCGACGAAAATTTCATCCGTATGGAAATTTCTTAACAGCCCCAGCGTAAGCAGAACAAACGAATTAAATAACGACAGGAAGAGACCCGCAATAATAAGATCGATCATCTTTTCTGTTTTTATGGTTACGATACAGCCGGCGATCCCGGACAGAAACGCGAAAATAAAAGCATTCGCATCCATTTTCGTCACAAAAAGGATCGCTGTGGAGATGATCAGCGTAAAAATTGTGCCGGCAAGGGGTGTGATGAGAAGGGAAACGACCACGGCAAATGCGGCGGTCGGAAGGTAAATGGAAATCGGCAGCCACTCCGATTCAAAGGGGATTTTCGTAAGGATAACAATCCATACGAGATAAATAAATCCAAGACAGATTAAAAGGAGTATCTGATTCTTTTTGAGTCTCAAGCCGATAATCCGTTTGTTCATTAAAAAAACGGCCATAGTGTAGAGTATAATGACGATGAACAACGATCCGATAATATTATAGATATTGAGGCTTATGTCACTCTCTCCATGAATCTTTATCTTTTTAAGGGCTTCTTCAGTGACGATATATCCTTTTTCAACAATGACTTCTCCTTTGCGGAGTTCCCTGTATTCCTTTTCTACCTGTTCGCTTTCCTTGTGCCTGTTTTCCTCTGTTTTTTCACTATTATAGAATGAGTTTTCCTGGGCAAACATAGTGACGAGGAGGATGACCAGGCTCTTTTTTACCTCATCCAGCGGAAGCGTCGTTGTCTTGTCCTTAATCCAGTCCTGGAGATTATTCATGCTGATCGCCTTGTCGATCGGTACCTCTGTATGTTCGTAGGTCCCCCGCCAATGATCGATTTTTCCTTCAGTAAAAAAATTTTCGTTTCGCGCGATAATTTCCTCAAGACGGCTGAAAATACCTTTCTCGAGAACCTCGGTGAGAATTTTTTCCGCAGCACCGACGACCTCTTCATGATTCGGGTAAAGCTTGATGAGGGCCTCGATCTCGCTGTTGCCGATATTATTGATGATGTGGGGAAGCTCGATCTGTATCTCATTCATGATCTTTTCGATCCCTTTACGCTGCTCCGCCCCGTTATAGACGATGGAAATAAAAAGTTCGAATTGTTTGAGACATTTTCTCGTGACATCCCTTTTGAGTTCAAAGACAGGAAGGACACTTTTCGCCCGTGCCTCTTTTTTCACATTTGTCGCCGCTTCGTCTTCATAGCGTATATTTCGTGTCACGATAAAGGTTTCAGGCGCCAATTCGTTCAGTTTATAATCGGATACTCGTACATGCGAAAACGGGATATCGAACCATGCTGAAATCAGGATAATGACAAACGTTAACACCGACGCGATCAAAATGGACAGAAATACCCACCGTATATATGATTTTCCCTGTATCCAGTCCGGCAACAGTGACGGATTTTTGAACTTATGAATCTTCGTGTAGGTTTTCATATGCCTGCACAATCTTTTTTACCAGGGGATTGCGCACAACATCCTCCTTGCTGAAAAAAATAAAACCTATTTCTTCGATTGTTTTGAGAATCGATATTGCATGGACAAGACCTGAATCCAGCCGATTGGGAAGGTCTATTTGTGTAATATCGCCTGTTATTACCGCTTTTGAGCCCCTGTCGATACGTGTGAGAAACATCATCATCTGCTTTTTCGATGTATTTTGCGCTTCGTCGAGGATGACAAAACAATCCGAGAGGGTTCTGCCACGCATATACGCGAGCGGGGCAATTTCGATAATATTACTTTCTTCGCATTTTTTTATCATCGGCTGCGGGATAATCGATTCGATTGCATCATATATTGGTCGCAAATAGGGATGAATTTTCTGTTCCAGATCGCCGGGAAGATACCCGAGACTTTCTCCCGCTTCAACGATCGGCCGCGTAATAATGAGTTTTCGTTTTTGATGAGAAAATACCTCTTTGAGGGCTTCTGCCACGGCGAGAAACGTCTTTCCCGTGCCTGCCGGACCGACACTGAAAACAATGTCCCTGTTTTTCATTTTTTCAAGATAAAGGGCCTGATTTTTATTCCGCGGAAATATTTTTTTAATTCCTTTTGGAACGAATATATGATGTTTCTTTAACAAATCCGCATCTTCGTGGTTTCCGTCTCCGATCGACCGGTGAACGGCGCGCAAAAGATCGGGATTTAAAAGCTGTCCCATTTTGATATGCGTTTCGAGTTGATCGAACATGGATTTGATATCGTCGATAACGCCTTTATCGTCAGTTTCGAGGACGATTTCGTTTCCTTGTGTGTGGAGTTTCACTCCAAATAACTCTTCCACCAATTTCAGATTCTGATCATTAACCCCAACAATATCGTGTATTATACTGCTATCATTGAGGACTATAGATAGGTTCTTGCTCAATAAATTTTCCTTGTATTAATTGTAGATATAAAAAAGGCGATAAGTCAACCCCCAATAATATTGAATGTGTCTCCCTCCCCTTTCATTTCCTTCTTGATTTCCGGGATTGGTATCCACTCGACGAATATCGATACCGTCGGATACCATTCTTTTTTCCCCGTCACAATTTCTTTAAAAGAACCGTTAAAATTCAGGGTAAGATCCCAGTCATAAAGGTGATGGACAAGACTCAGATTGAGTGTTTTCAGGTTAAAATTCGAAAATATCCTGTCTTCTTCGTTAAAAAAATTGAATGATTTAAAAAGATCATCGAAAAAATCGACAGGTTCGACGAGTCCGTCGGGGAGTCTGTCGATAAAACCGGGGATATAGAGGAAAATACTGTCATTGTATGAAGAAACGCTGAAGGTTAATTCAAGGAACTCGGCAATATTCCAGTTGAGTGTACATGTGATATTAAAATTACTTGCGGTAAATTCTTCAAAAAAAATGTTCAATGACGTTTCCAATGAGGATGATACTTTCATTCGTTTTTGCCAGAAATCCCAATTAAGAAGTCCCGTATTGTAACTCACGGTCAGCTTGTTGGGTAATAACCGTTTGGTTGTACCGTTATCCTCAACAAGTTGTTCATATTTCGAATCATAGCGAAACGGGAGCATTTCCTGCGCCGCAAAGATCGCAGTGAATCCGGGAAATTGTAAAGTCGATGTACTCGATGTCACTTTCTGATGAAACAAACTGTAGTCCACATTCTGATTGAGGAGGTACATGGAGGTACCGGGAATAAGGAAAAGCGATAACGCGGTTTTCGAATCCATCCACGCGCTTTCTTCGGTATCGTATGTCAGACTTTCGGACAAGATGAAAGCCGGAGAAAGGTTCACCGTTTCCGTTATCGTTACGGTATCGAAATACCAGTTGTTCTTCTCCTTTTCATACATCTTCGTGCCGACGGTTGTCGTGAGTATCCAGAAAGCGAGCGACATCGAAGGTTGTATTTCCATAAGCAGCGGAGGGAGTCTCGAAATATTACATATTGCCTTCAAGTCAAGAAATCCCGGATCGTATTCAATCATGTTGTTGAGACTGTGACTCGTTACCTGTTCCCTTTCCCAAAGAAACCAGTCGCTTGTATATATCGGTACACTCCCATCCAGTTCGTCAAATCTGTACTTATAAAACATCCAGGTGAGTCTGTAATTAATGTATGAATTGGTAAAGTCACGTATCGTGTATAATGGTTTGATCGTGGTATTGAGGCTTTTGGTAAGTGAAACATAGGAACCGTTGTAATCATTCGTGAGCTCATTTTCCCATGTCGTCTCCGGATAATCCGGTGAACGGTTGAATCTCGTTTTATACCATCCGTTAAGCGCCAGGCTTCCGTTTATGGTAAATAATTTACCGAAATATTTTGCCGAGTAATAGAGGCTTGCCGGACCCCCGGTTTGAAGAAGCGTCAGCCAGGTGCCGAAATCGATATCATCCACCTTTTGCCAGTCCGCCGCATCGTACTGGGTTTCCATCTTGAACTCGGGGGTGACCGAATAATCCAAAGAAAACTCGGAACCGGTTTCTAGCGTAACACCTGTGTCCTTTTCGGTAAATCCCTTGATCGCGGGTTCATGCAATTCTCCCCGTTTTACCGTCTCCGTCTGCCCGCCCGCTTCACCGGCCGTGCCCTGTTCTTCCGGTATCGCATGTTCTTTCTCGCCGTGGAAAGGCGGCCTGAACCCCTTTCCGGGATCGGCTTCGGATGCTTTTTCCTGCTTCTTCGCCGCGCCGGACGATCCAAAAGAAAGCAGTGTTCCACTAATATTGGCCTTTACGTCCGGTGCGAAAAGCTTTATCGGATAAAAGAATGTGCGGGCCGGATCGGCTGCGTAAAGAACATTATCGCCGTACCAGTTTTCCGCGTTTTTATTGTTCCAGTTGAAGTTGACGTTCATTCTTGAAATCTTCAATTCATTAATGTAGGGTTTGGGCATTAACGATGAAAAATCAATCTCCGAGGTAATCGACCAGGTGAGATTCTGCTTCAAATCGGGCAAAATCAGCGTAGTATCTTCAATTTCACCCATACCGATGAGTGAGGTAATATCGAAATCCTCCTTGCGTTCGTAAAAATCCTTTTCGAAATATGGATCGGAGAACAATTCAATTAATCCGCTTGTCGATAAAAAACCGAGTTTGACGCCGCTGAAAGAGGTCTCCAGTGCATAACGAAGCGGTATCTTCATGCCAAAGAGATTCGTCGAGTTCCAGTAGTCCTCGAGTTCATCGTCACCGTCACCGTCATAATGAGGAGTGTAAAAACCACCGTAAACATCATAAAACAGACTCCTGCTTGCAGCGACACCGCCTTTGATCTTGAGTTTTTGGGGTATTTCACCTTCTATCCCCACAAATCCTCCAAGGCGGAGGTAAACATCGATCATCAATTTGAGAAACCCGCTTACCGTTTCCGCTTTTGCAGCCTCATCTCCTTTTACCTGCCGCAGGAAAAGCCCTTTGATCTCTTTTTTATATTTTTTGGCGTCTTCTTCCGTCACCCGTAAAAAGGAAAACGGACTCTTCTTCTTTTCCTTTTCACCGACAAGATAGGTGGTTGTCTGCAGGAACGTTCCCTCCCGCTCCCTGTAACCGATAACCGGATGAAAAAACAATTCATCACCCGGATAGAAAAAAAACGGAATATAGAAAATCGGAACCGACCCGACATGAAACACGGCATTGAATATCGCCCATTCACCCGGAGCCAATACCCATATTTTCGTCGCGGTGATCTTCCAGTAAGGATTATCCGGGGATTTATCGGATGTTATCACTCCGTTATCGAGGATAATGGTATCGTCGGAAAGCCTCGAGATCGCATCCCCCATAAAAACAAACGTCGATGTCTTGCCTTCTTCGATTTCCCGTTCGGTCCGGCCCCCGCCGCGGTAAAAAACCCCCTCCCATGAATTGATATTGAAGGAAAAACTCTCGCCTTTGAATACTTCCGGTGTCCCCTCGCTTCGGGTCAGAATATATTCGATATCCTGTTCCGCGGTCAAAACATTTTGCGTTTGATTAAGGGTAATCCGTTGTGCTTTGATATGGTGTCTGACATTCTTTTCCAGATCGATCACTTCGACGACGACATTCCCTTCAAGGACAAGATATGATTCGTTTATTTCCCCGATAGTGAAATAGTCGGATTTTTTTGCCGATGATATTTCGATCTTTCTTTTTGGCGCCTTCTCACCGCTTTTCACCGAATTAGGATCGATGTTGTAAAATTTGAAAATCCTGTCCCGGATCGCCCGCACATCGCCGCTTTTGTCAATACCGATCTGCTCGCACCAGGAGACGAGGTCGTAATAGGTTGCCGTATTTATATCGTCTGCGAGGGTTTGCTCGAAAAGCGATAATGCCCCCTCCTCTTTCGATTCTTTTATATCGCCACCCGATTCACTTTCCTGTTTATCCGGAACGATACCTTCCCCCCCTGTTACCGGCTGGTCATCCTGTGGATAAAGGCCGATGCCCGAACCGAACATGAACAAAAGGATAATTAATTGTATAGACGGTATAATTTTTAACACGTTCCTATCTGTTTTTCTGCATGACCGGCTTAAGGTACCTGCCGGTAAACGACTTCTTACACTGTGTCACTTCTTCCGGTGTTCCGGCAACGACAACTTCTCCTCCCCTGTCTCCGCCTTCGGGCCCGAGATCGATGATATAATCAGCCTGTTTTATGACATCGAGATTATGTTCGATGAGAATGATCGTGTTCCCGTTATCCACTAAAAGCGAAAGAACCTCAAGCAGCTTTTTAACATCGTCAAAATGGAGGCCCGTCGTTGGTTCATCGAGAAGATAGAGTGTTTTTCCCGTACTCCGTTTCGACAATTCAAGCGAAAGCTTTACCCGCTGCGCTTCCCCCCCGGAAAGGGTGAGGGCGGACTGTCCGAGTTTGATATACCCCAATCCCACGGCAAGAAGTGTTTCCAGTTTGACGAGTATGCCGGGTATTTTATCGAAAAATCGGGCTGCTTCTTCGATCGTCATATCGAGTACTTCATAAATATTTTTTCCTTTATAGCGTATATCAAGGGTTTCCTGATTGTATCGCTTTCCTTTGCATGCATCGCAGGTAATATAGACATCCGGAAGAAAATGCATTTCGATTTTTATCGTTCCCGCACCCTGACAGTTCTCGCACCTGCCGCCTTTGACATTGAACGAAAACCTTCCCGCTTTGTACCCCCGTGCTTTTGATTCCGGAAGGGATGCAAAAAGATTTCGTATCGGACCGAAAAGTCCCACATAAGTGGCGGGATTCGAACGGGGCGTCCGTCCGATCGGACTTTGATCGATATTGATAATTTTATCGAACGTTTCTGTTCCTTCGATCGAATCGTAGCGCCCTTCTTTGTAACGCGTCCGTCTGAGCCGGTTTGCCACTGCCGGATAAATAAGATCGGTAAGGAGGGTCGATTTCCCCGAACCCGATACGCCCGTAATGACGGTAAAGGCGCCCTGGGGTATGTGAACATCGATATGTTTGAGATTATGTTCGCTTGCCCCCTTTATCGAAAGATACATACCGTTCCCGTTTCTTCGTTTTTCCACATTTCCGATTGTGAGTCTTCCCGACAGATATTGGCCGGTAAGCGAATTCACATTCTCCATGATTTCCCGGCACGTCCCCTGCGCGACAATGTAACCCCCATGTATCCCGGCTCCGGGCCCGAGATCCACGATATAATCGGCCTTTTTAAGACAT is a window encoding:
- a CDS encoding HDIG domain-containing protein translates to MKTYTKIHKFKNPSLLPDWIQGKSYIRWVFLSILIASVLTFVIILISAWFDIPFSHVRVSDYKLNELAPETFIVTRNIRYEDEAATNVKKEARAKSVLPVFELKRDVTRKCLKQFELFISIVYNGAEQRKGIEKIMNEIQIELPHIINNIGNSEIEALIKLYPNHEEVVGAAEKILTEVLEKGIFSRLEEIIARNENFFTEGKIDHWRGTYEHTEVPIDKAISMNNLQDWIKDKTTTLPLDEVKKSLVILLVTMFAQENSFYNSEKTEENRHKESEQVEKEYRELRKGEVIVEKGYIVTEEALKKIKIHGESDISLNIYNIIGSLFIVIILYTMAVFLMNKRIIGLRLKKNQILLLICLGFIYLVWIVILTKIPFESEWLPISIYLPTAAFAVVVSLLITPLAGTIFTLIISTAILFVTKMDANAFIFAFLSGIAGCIVTIKTEKMIDLIIAGLFLSLFNSFVLLTLGLLRNFHTDEIFVAIGLGSFNGFSCGLLGIGLLILLEHMMNLASRFRLLELSDLNSPIFKKMLTRAPGTYNHSVMMAHLAETACTEIGANPLLARVGAYYHDIGKMDQPEYFIENQTHDNKHDELKPSLSIAVIKSHVKIGVEKAKELNLPEEVIDIIAQHHGKGLITYFYHRAMSENKNEKISSDDYKYPGERPKSKEAAVVLLADVVEAASRTLKRPTVGKLEKYIWKIIMDKFTTGELSECQLTFNELETIKKSFVQILSGYFHSRIEYPKVKEIMK
- a CDS encoding PhoH family protein: MSKNLSIVLNDSSIIHDIVGVNDQNLKLVEELFGVKLHTQGNEIVLETDDKGVIDDIKSMFDQLETHIKMGQLLNPDLLRAVHRSIGDGNHEDADLLKKHHIFVPKGIKKIFPRNKNQALYLEKMKNRDIVFSVGPAGTGKTFLAVAEALKEVFSHQKRKLIITRPIVEAGESLGYLPGDLEQKIHPYLRPIYDAIESIIPQPMIKKCEESNIIEIAPLAYMRGRTLSDCFVILDEAQNTSKKQMMMFLTRIDRGSKAVITGDITQIDLPNRLDSGLVHAISILKTIEEIGFIFFSKEDVVRNPLVKKIVQAYENLHEDS
- a CDS encoding LPS-assembly protein LptD is translated as MLKIIPSIQLIILLFMFGSGIGLYPQDDQPVTGGEGIVPDKQESESGGDIKESKEEGALSLFEQTLADDINTATYYDLVSWCEQIGIDKSGDVRAIRDRIFKFYNIDPNSVKSGEKAPKRKIEISSAKKSDYFTIGEINESYLVLEGNVVVEVIDLEKNVRHHIKAQRITLNQTQNVLTAEQDIEYILTRSEGTPEVFKGESFSFNINSWEGVFYRGGGRTEREIEEGKTSTFVFMGDAISRLSDDTIILDNGVITSDKSPDNPYWKITATKIWVLAPGEWAIFNAVFHVGSVPIFYIPFFFYPGDELFFHPVIGYREREGTFLQTTTYLVGEKEKKKSPFSFLRVTEEDAKKYKKEIKGLFLRQVKGDEAAKAETVSGFLKLMIDVYLRLGGFVGIEGEIPQKLKIKGGVAASRSLFYDVYGGFYTPHYDGDGDDELEDYWNSTNLFGMKIPLRYALETSFSGVKLGFLSTSGLIELFSDPYFEKDFYERKEDFDITSLIGMGEIEDTTLILPDLKQNLTWSITSEIDFSSLMPKPYINELKISRMNVNFNWNNKNAENWYGDNVLYAADPARTFFYPIKLFAPDVKANISGTLLSFGSSGAAKKQEKASEADPGKGFRPPFHGEKEHAIPEEQGTAGEAGGQTETVKRGELHEPAIKGFTEKDTGVTLETGSEFSLDYSVTPEFKMETQYDAADWQKVDDIDFGTWLTLLQTGGPASLYYSAKYFGKLFTINGSLALNGWYKTRFNRSPDYPETTWENELTNDYNGSYVSLTKSLNTTIKPLYTIRDFTNSYINYRLTWMFYKYRFDELDGSVPIYTSDWFLWEREQVTSHSLNNMIEYDPGFLDLKAICNISRLPPLLMEIQPSMSLAFWILTTTVGTKMYEKEKNNWYFDTVTITETVNLSPAFILSESLTYDTEESAWMDSKTALSLFLIPGTSMYLLNQNVDYSLFHQKVTSSTSTLQFPGFTAIFAAQEMLPFRYDSKYEQLVEDNGTTKRLLPNKLTVSYNTGLLNWDFWQKRMKVSSSLETSLNIFFEEFTASNFNITCTLNWNIAEFLELTFSVSSYNDSIFLYIPGFIDRLPDGLVEPVDFFDDLFKSFNFFNEEDRIFSNFNLKTLNLSLVHHLYDWDLTLNFNGSFKEIVTGKKEWYPTVSIFVEWIPIPEIKKEMKGEGDTFNIIGG